One window from the genome of Silvimonas iriomotensis encodes:
- a CDS encoding YidB family protein, which produces MSLLDQLGSMLSGADSNNPSASVLSTLLEQSGGVSGLIEKFQQGGLGEVAQSWISNGQNLPISADQVQQVLGSDTVAAVAQKLGVDPQQAASHISELLPKAVDGITPNGELPTSDSLLASGMEMLKGKLFG; this is translated from the coding sequence ATGTCTCTACTCGATCAACTGGGCAGCATGCTGTCCGGTGCAGACAGCAACAACCCGTCCGCCAGTGTCCTGAGCACCTTGCTGGAGCAATCCGGCGGCGTCTCTGGCCTGATCGAAAAATTCCAGCAAGGCGGCCTTGGCGAGGTCGCCCAGTCCTGGATCAGCAATGGCCAGAATCTGCCGATCTCTGCTGATCAGGTGCAGCAAGTGCTGGGCAGCGATACCGTTGCCGCCGTGGCGCAAAAGCTGGGGGTCGATCCGCAACAGGCGGCCAGCCATATTTCTGAACTCTTGCCCAAAGCCGTGGATGGCATCACGCCCAATGGCGAGCTGCCGACGTCAGACAGCCTGCTGGCCTCGGGCATGGAAATGCTCAAGGGCAAATTGTTTGGTTGA
- a CDS encoding NAD(P)/FAD-dependent oxidoreductase, which produces MTALPASTRVAVIGGGFTGLAAAFELARAGVDVTVLEADDHIGGLASAFDVEGEKLDRFYHHWFTNDREVMTLIDELKLNDHVAINPTNTGVWFANNFFKLSTPADLLRFTPLSLINRIRLGLLALRARKVDDWMALEGKTAAEWLRELGGEQVYKVVWEPLLKGKFGPVADDISAVWFWNKLKLRGGSRGKGGEERLAYFKGGFVALAEALARQVEGLGGKVLTSTPVQRFEKIDGKFHIETPQGTLLADEIIATPALPLIAGMIGHWAAPDYLAQLNRIHYLANVCLVLELDRSLSQTYWLNVNDPTFPFVGVIEHTNFEKAETYGGRHIVYLSKYLPHTDALYTMNADEVLDFSIPYLQKMFPAFSREWIIRHHVWKARWSQPVVEKHYSRLIPAEQGPVAGLTLASMAQIYPEDRGTNYAIREGRKTGRTLAARLTGKG; this is translated from the coding sequence ATGACCGCCCTTCCCGCCAGCACCCGCGTCGCCGTCATCGGCGGCGGTTTCACCGGCCTTGCCGCCGCTTTTGAACTGGCGCGCGCCGGTGTCGATGTCACCGTGCTGGAAGCCGACGACCATATTGGCGGGCTGGCCAGCGCATTTGATGTGGAAGGCGAAAAGCTCGACCGCTTCTATCACCACTGGTTTACCAACGACCGTGAAGTGATGACGCTGATCGATGAACTGAAGCTCAACGATCACGTCGCCATCAACCCGACCAATACCGGCGTGTGGTTCGCCAACAACTTCTTCAAGCTCTCCACACCGGCAGACCTGCTGCGTTTTACGCCGCTCAGCCTCATCAACCGCATCCGTCTGGGCCTGCTGGCCTTGCGCGCACGCAAGGTCGATGACTGGATGGCGCTGGAAGGCAAGACCGCGGCCGAATGGCTGCGTGAGCTGGGCGGCGAGCAAGTCTACAAGGTGGTGTGGGAACCGCTGCTCAAGGGCAAGTTCGGGCCGGTGGCCGACGATATCTCGGCCGTGTGGTTCTGGAACAAGCTCAAGCTGCGCGGTGGCAGTCGCGGCAAGGGCGGCGAAGAGCGGCTGGCGTATTTCAAAGGCGGCTTTGTGGCGCTGGCCGAAGCGCTGGCGCGGCAGGTTGAAGGGCTGGGCGGCAAGGTGCTGACCAGCACGCCAGTGCAGCGCTTTGAAAAGATCGATGGCAAGTTCCATATCGAGACACCGCAAGGCACGCTACTGGCCGATGAAATCATCGCCACGCCCGCCCTGCCGCTGATTGCCGGCATGATCGGCCATTGGGCCGCGCCGGACTACCTGGCGCAGCTGAACCGCATTCACTATCTGGCCAACGTGTGCCTGGTGCTGGAGCTGGACCGCAGCCTGTCGCAAACCTACTGGCTGAACGTCAATGACCCGACCTTCCCGTTTGTGGGCGTGATCGAACACACCAATTTCGAGAAAGCCGAAACCTACGGCGGCCGGCACATTGTGTATCTGTCCAAATACCTGCCGCACACCGACGCGCTGTACACCATGAACGCCGACGAGGTGCTGGATTTCTCCATCCCCTATCTGCAAAAGATGTTCCCCGCGTTCAGCCGCGAGTGGATCATCCGCCACCATGTGTGGAAAGCGCGCTGGTCGCAGCCGGTGGTAGAAAAACACTACAGCCGCCTGATCCCGGCCGAACAAGGCCCGGTGGCCGGCTTGACGCTGGCCTCGATGGCGCAGATCTACCCGGAAGACCGTGGCACCAATTATGCGATTCGTGAAGGCAGAAAAACGGGCCGCACACTGGCGGCCCGTCTGACTGGCAAAGGTTGA
- a CDS encoding lysylphosphatidylglycerol synthase transmembrane domain-containing protein, whose product MAKPGKSLMRLVIGAALAVLFTWLILRQIDWHGLVSALAATRPGWVLAALGAFFVGYSCRIARWRAMLAKDVPGIRWLTCAGPLLASFATNNVLPFRAGDVLRAFAFNQRLGATSGTVLATLFVERLLDLLMVLVLLGAALMVFRLDVASFSGLGAGFLFALALAILAVLLFPQAFAPLARAATAIIARFAPGIGARLRTEVDKGLTTLAHLASGTTMLRLVGWSLAAWLSEGFVFWLAAQSLPDLTAPAAGWLALPVGTLATLIPSTPGYVGTFDYFTVHAMTALGNGTTAAAAFAVVVHLLLWLPPTVLGGLYLILNPLSRQPRNQMS is encoded by the coding sequence ATGGCTAAACCCGGTAAATCCTTGATGCGCCTTGTGATCGGCGCTGCGCTGGCGGTGTTGTTCACCTGGCTGATTTTGCGCCAGATCGACTGGCATGGTCTGGTCTCTGCCCTGGCCGCCACCCGGCCTGGCTGGGTGCTGGCGGCGCTGGGCGCGTTCTTTGTCGGCTACAGCTGCCGCATTGCCCGCTGGCGCGCCATGCTGGCCAAAGATGTGCCGGGCATTCGCTGGCTGACGTGCGCCGGGCCGTTGCTGGCCAGTTTTGCCACCAACAATGTGCTGCCGTTCCGCGCAGGCGACGTGCTGCGCGCGTTTGCCTTTAACCAGCGCCTGGGCGCGACCTCCGGCACCGTGCTGGCCACGCTGTTTGTCGAGCGCCTGCTGGACCTCTTGATGGTGCTGGTTTTGCTGGGCGCCGCGCTGATGGTGTTCCGGCTGGATGTCGCCAGTTTCTCTGGCCTTGGCGCCGGCTTTTTGTTTGCGCTGGCCCTGGCCATTCTGGCGGTGCTGCTGTTCCCGCAAGCCTTTGCCCCGCTGGCGCGCGCCGCCACCGCCATCATCGCCCGCTTTGCGCCGGGCATAGGCGCCAGGCTGCGCACCGAGGTCGACAAAGGCCTGACCACGCTGGCGCATCTGGCCAGTGGCACCACCATGCTGCGGCTGGTGGGCTGGTCCCTGGCGGCGTGGTTGTCTGAAGGCTTTGTGTTCTGGCTGGCCGCGCAATCCTTGCCGGATCTGACGGCACCTGCCGCCGGCTGGCTGGCCTTGCCGGTCGGCACGCTGGCGACGTTGATCCCGTCCACGCCAGGCTATGTCGGCACCTTTGATTATTTCACCGTCCACGCCATGACGGCGCTGGGCAACGGCACCACTGCCGCTGCCGCGTTTGCCGTGGTCGTGCATCTTTTGCTTTGGCTGCCGCCTACCGTGCTGGGTGGCTTGTACCTCATCCTTAACCCGCTTTCCCGCCAGCCCCGGAACCAGATGTCATGA
- a CDS encoding glycosyltransferase family 2 protein, with amino-acid sequence MSRPLLSIVVPCYNEEEVIGETTRRLNAFCAELTDLDYELVFIDDGSRDRTRALLKDIAAADPHVRLIAFARNFGHQIAVSAGLDAAHGDAVVLIDADLQDPPEVVHQMIARWREGYDVVYGTRTDRPGESAFKLSTARTFYRLLNKLSDVPIPLDTGDFRLMSRKVVDVLRAMPERDRFVRGMVSWAGFRQIALPYARAERFAGESKYPLKKMIRFATDGILSFSSKPLQLSIGVGMTAAALALLGIVYAVALRLFTNIWVEGWTALMIAVLFLGGVQLVCVGILGEYMGRVYSEVKRRPLYVVDEYIGYAGGHGPAVSRSPVVDRK; translated from the coding sequence ATGAGCCGCCCGCTGCTGTCCATTGTGGTGCCGTGTTACAACGAAGAAGAAGTCATTGGCGAAACCACGCGCCGTCTCAACGCCTTTTGCGCTGAACTGACCGATCTGGATTACGAACTGGTGTTCATTGATGACGGCAGCCGTGACCGCACGCGCGCGCTGCTCAAGGACATCGCTGCGGCTGATCCGCACGTGCGCCTGATCGCATTTGCCCGCAATTTTGGTCACCAGATTGCGGTCTCGGCCGGCCTGGATGCAGCCCATGGCGACGCCGTGGTCCTGATCGACGCCGACCTGCAAGACCCGCCCGAGGTGGTCCACCAGATGATCGCGCGCTGGCGCGAGGGCTACGACGTGGTCTACGGCACCCGCACCGATCGCCCCGGTGAATCGGCGTTCAAGCTATCCACGGCGCGCACATTCTATCGCTTGCTGAACAAGCTCTCGGATGTCCCCATCCCGCTCGATACCGGGGATTTCCGCCTGATGAGCCGCAAGGTGGTGGATGTGCTGCGCGCCATGCCTGAGCGTGACCGCTTTGTGCGCGGCATGGTCAGCTGGGCCGGGTTCCGGCAGATCGCCTTGCCCTACGCCCGCGCCGAACGCTTTGCCGGCGAGAGCAAATATCCGCTCAAGAAAATGATCCGCTTTGCCACGGACGGCATTCTGTCGTTCTCCAGCAAGCCGCTGCAGTTATCCATCGGGGTCGGCATGACGGCTGCGGCACTGGCCTTGCTGGGCATCGTGTATGCCGTGGCCTTGCGCTTGTTCACCAATATCTGGGTCGAAGGCTGGACCGCGCTGATGATCGCCGTGCTGTTCCTGGGCGGCGTGCAACTGGTGTGCGTGGGCATTCTGGGCGAGTACATGGGCCGCGTGTACAGCGAGGTCAAACGCCGTCCGCTGTACGTGGTGGATGAATATATCGGCTATGCCGGCGGCCACGGCCCGGCGGTGAGCCGCAGCCCGGTGGTGGATCGCAAGTAA
- a CDS encoding DUF2298 domain-containing protein, with the protein MNMIFLLGSLILLWLHLASVSVSLSHWLPLPIARAAGVLGITLVLCALEHFVGLGRISWAWPLTTAVALGLLWLHRPELKSRLFRASELVFGLAFLYGLAWKFLLPDIYPTSERVTDLYFMQNYFPGDTLPPLDIWYPPHHFDFYYAFQHYGAALMGRLFGWQAGFTYNIAFALVMAMSLSLAWDFASRFVARLAPRLLLIAALALGGTGITPLMHLVAHDNPSTPADWAANDYMWGTARFIGNYELRLREQGTDFGRALFPPLADADKPAPDFEVREIPMENFGYQFYLGDYHPPLGSFFLLFLALALIGWLEAPARKDEPAAPQKLAQALLAGAVPVMLITNTWIFPFSALLLLSWIGWRYQQKRPPDWTALIAGGLAGALLVYPYLSGLASQAINTPIKPVRWMDHTPLLRFVVFLWPMLVLLVAALFEKKTRPLALMLVVAFGAMLLVSEFIYVQDPSGGKFIRTNTTMKWWGWMYSGALLALGTMALASPRKAARWVAYIALALPCTYAFDTAWYLYQTGKGDMGKLDGTHSYINEPATRDLVNYLRNAPRGIVLENWYGDAYTNQTLVALFSDQISMQGWPNHVSLWHGAPRDVWMQSDKTKAFFHGELPNALDWLALNHVRYIAWTRGESGLGMTAWQNINNAISSQYSWHPFYADTGSQVGLWVRK; encoded by the coding sequence ATGAACATGATTTTCCTGCTTGGCAGCCTGATCTTGTTGTGGCTGCATCTGGCCAGTGTCAGCGTCTCGCTCAGCCACTGGTTGCCGCTGCCGATTGCCCGCGCGGCGGGGGTACTGGGCATCACGCTGGTGCTGTGCGCGCTGGAGCATTTTGTCGGGCTGGGCCGCATCAGCTGGGCCTGGCCGCTGACCACCGCCGTGGCGCTGGGTCTGTTGTGGCTGCATCGGCCGGAGTTGAAAAGCCGCCTGTTCCGGGCATCAGAACTGGTGTTCGGGCTAGCGTTCCTGTACGGACTGGCCTGGAAATTCTTGCTGCCGGATATTTACCCCACGTCCGAGCGCGTCACCGATCTGTATTTCATGCAGAACTATTTTCCCGGTGACACGCTGCCGCCGCTGGATATCTGGTACCCGCCGCATCACTTTGATTTCTACTACGCCTTCCAGCATTACGGCGCGGCGCTGATGGGCCGGCTGTTTGGCTGGCAAGCCGGTTTTACCTACAACATCGCGTTTGCGCTGGTCATGGCCATGTCGCTGTCGCTGGCCTGGGATTTCGCCAGCCGCTTTGTTGCACGCCTGGCCCCGCGGCTACTGCTGATTGCGGCACTGGCGCTGGGTGGCACCGGCATCACCCCGCTCATGCACCTGGTGGCCCATGACAACCCGTCCACCCCGGCGGACTGGGCGGCCAATGACTACATGTGGGGCACCGCGCGTTTTATCGGCAACTATGAATTGCGCCTGCGCGAACAAGGCACCGATTTTGGCCGCGCGCTGTTCCCGCCGCTGGCCGATGCCGACAAACCCGCACCGGATTTCGAAGTGCGCGAAATCCCCATGGAGAACTTCGGTTACCAGTTCTACCTGGGCGACTATCATCCGCCGCTGGGCAGCTTCTTTTTGCTGTTCCTGGCGCTGGCACTGATCGGCTGGCTGGAAGCCCCTGCCCGCAAGGATGAACCCGCCGCGCCGCAAAAGCTGGCGCAAGCGCTGCTGGCCGGCGCCGTGCCGGTCATGCTGATCACCAATACCTGGATTTTCCCGTTTTCCGCGCTGCTGTTGCTTAGCTGGATCGGCTGGCGTTATCAGCAAAAACGCCCGCCAGACTGGACTGCGCTGATCGCCGGCGGGTTGGCGGGTGCGCTGCTTGTGTATCCGTACCTCTCCGGACTGGCCAGCCAGGCCATCAATACGCCGATCAAACCGGTGCGCTGGATGGATCACACCCCGCTCCTGCGCTTTGTGGTTTTCCTCTGGCCCATGCTGGTTTTGCTGGTTGCGGCGTTGTTTGAGAAAAAAACCCGGCCGCTGGCCCTGATGCTGGTCGTCGCCTTTGGCGCCATGCTGCTGGTGTCCGAGTTCATCTACGTGCAAGACCCGTCCGGCGGCAAGTTCATCCGCACCAATACCACCATGAAGTGGTGGGGCTGGATGTATAGCGGCGCCCTGCTGGCCCTGGGCACCATGGCGCTGGCCAGCCCGCGCAAGGCCGCGCGCTGGGTGGCGTACATTGCGCTGGCCCTGCCGTGCACTTATGCCTTTGATACCGCCTGGTATCTGTACCAGACCGGCAAGGGCGATATGGGCAAGCTTGATGGCACGCATTCGTATATCAACGAGCCCGCCACGCGTGACCTGGTGAACTATCTGCGCAATGCCCCACGCGGCATCGTGCTGGAAAACTGGTACGGCGACGCCTACACCAACCAGACGCTGGTGGCCTTGTTCTCTGATCAGATTTCCATGCAAGGCTGGCCCAACCATGTGAGCCTGTGGCATGGCGCCCCGCGTGATGTCTGGATGCAATCGGACAAAACCAAGGCGTTCTTCCATGGCGAACTGCCCAATGCGCTGGACTGGCTGGCCCTGAACCACGTGCGCTACATCGCCTGGACCCGTGGCGAGAGCGGTCTTGGCATGACGGCCTGGCAGAATATCAATAACGCCATCAGCAGCCAGTACAGCTGGCATCCGTTCTACGCAGACACGGGCTCGCAAGTGGGTCTGTGGGTCCGCAAATAA
- a CDS encoding DUF2298 domain-containing protein — protein MGPIALLLTLLILVVNLAGIAQCLERRFGGDTDLARAAGVLLLCLVLFFVEHFVGLGKLAWLWPISTAAAVLVLNRRLTSSAWWDKQQPFALAFLFALAWRYAFPDIDAQSEHLTDLYFVANYLGGDTLPPPDQWLPGYRFDMYYGFLHYATALQGRILNLDAGRAMNLGFCTTFAFTASLAWSLTGRFLKRFGARLLVVAALTVGGTGVAPLIPVIYDLPGDTASAADANAVTRLWANTRFAGLYDQQVNTTLGRALFPALAPEDKPLPDFQPRELPLETISYYTYLGDLHPPVGGFALLLFVLALIGAVEAPARLSPSAQDEADETAPAAGTGVFLLGLSLPVLLALNPWTLPLQALLVLGWCVWRWRSGHNPHWLALVLGGVVGGALIYPFMLHFAPNAVPTHIALVNALDHTPIRQFLGLWWPVLTLAVLALVGGPKQPRTWWAGWMVLILLAITEIFFVDDPLGDRYNRFNTTLKWWSWLYPAAMVLLGTLTLASPRKVIRVLACVPLLASCLYLIPQAQYWMHHPRPHAGRLAGDGWLNDDPGQRAILNYLRSAPKGLVLEGLDNGSYSPHGAFALHSGQPSALGWPDHEGLWRDHPWFINRDADFIRALYHGSLPDAAQWLAARNVRYIVWSSFDQQRDPAAFARMQDLLGSRYLWHPFVDNPGDPRGLWELRR, from the coding sequence ATGGGCCCCATAGCCCTTTTGCTGACGCTATTGATCCTGGTGGTCAATCTGGCGGGGATAGCGCAGTGCCTTGAACGCCGTTTTGGCGGCGATACTGATCTGGCGCGGGCGGCAGGCGTGTTGCTGCTGTGCCTTGTGCTGTTTTTTGTCGAGCACTTTGTCGGGCTGGGCAAGCTGGCCTGGCTTTGGCCGATCAGCACGGCAGCCGCTGTGCTGGTGCTGAACCGGCGTCTGACCAGCAGCGCCTGGTGGGACAAACAACAGCCCTTTGCGCTGGCTTTCCTGTTTGCGCTGGCCTGGCGCTACGCCTTTCCCGATATCGACGCGCAGTCAGAGCATCTGACCGATCTGTATTTCGTCGCCAATTATCTGGGCGGCGATACCTTGCCGCCGCCGGATCAATGGCTGCCCGGCTATCGCTTTGATATGTATTACGGCTTTTTGCATTACGCCACGGCGTTGCAAGGACGCATTCTGAATCTGGATGCAGGCCGGGCGATGAATCTGGGCTTTTGCACCACCTTTGCCTTTACCGCCAGCCTGGCCTGGAGCCTCACCGGGCGTTTCCTCAAACGCTTTGGCGCGCGCCTGCTGGTGGTCGCTGCGCTGACCGTGGGCGGCACCGGCGTCGCACCGCTGATCCCGGTGATCTACGATCTGCCTGGCGATACGGCAAGCGCGGCCGATGCCAACGCCGTGACCCGCCTGTGGGCCAATACGCGCTTTGCCGGTTTGTACGATCAGCAAGTCAATACCACGCTGGGCCGCGCGCTGTTCCCGGCGCTGGCGCCAGAAGACAAACCGTTACCGGATTTCCAGCCGCGTGAACTGCCGCTGGAAACGATCTCTTATTACACCTATCTGGGCGATCTGCACCCGCCGGTCGGTGGCTTTGCCCTGCTGCTCTTTGTGCTGGCCTTGATTGGCGCGGTGGAGGCCCCGGCCCGCCTCAGCCCATCTGCCCAGGACGAGGCCGATGAAACAGCCCCGGCAGCCGGGACGGGTGTCTTTTTGCTGGGCCTGAGCCTGCCGGTGCTGCTGGCACTCAACCCGTGGACGCTGCCGCTGCAAGCCTTGTTGGTACTGGGCTGGTGCGTCTGGCGCTGGCGCAGCGGCCACAATCCGCACTGGCTGGCCCTGGTGCTGGGTGGCGTGGTCGGCGGCGCGCTGATTTACCCGTTCATGCTGCACTTTGCGCCCAATGCCGTGCCCACGCATATCGCACTGGTGAACGCACTGGATCACACCCCAATCCGCCAGTTCCTGGGCCTCTGGTGGCCGGTGCTGACGCTGGCGGTCCTGGCCCTGGTGGGCGGCCCGAAACAGCCGCGTACCTGGTGGGCTGGCTGGATGGTGCTGATCTTGCTGGCCATCACCGAGATCTTTTTCGTCGATGACCCGCTGGGCGACCGTTATAACCGCTTCAATACCACGCTCAAGTGGTGGTCCTGGCTTTACCCGGCCGCGATGGTGTTGCTGGGTACGCTGACGCTGGCCTCCCCGCGCAAGGTGATTCGCGTGCTGGCTTGCGTGCCGCTGCTGGCCAGTTGTCTGTACCTGATCCCGCAAGCGCAGTACTGGATGCATCATCCGCGCCCGCACGCCGGCCGCCTTGCTGGCGATGGCTGGCTGAATGATGACCCGGGCCAGCGCGCCATCCTCAATTACCTGCGCAGCGCGCCCAAAGGGCTGGTGCTGGAAGGGCTGGATAACGGCTCTTACAGCCCGCACGGCGCCTTTGCCCTGCATAGCGGTCAACCCTCGGCGCTGGGCTGGCCGGATCACGAGGGACTGTGGCGCGATCACCCCTGGTTTATCAATCGTGACGCTGACTTCATCCGCGCGCTGTATCACGGCAGCCTGCCGGATGCCGCGCAGTGGCTGGCCGCGCGCAATGTGCGCTACATCGTGTGGAGTTCATTCGACCAGCAGCGCGACCCGGCCGCCTTTGCCCGCATGCAGGACCTCCTGGGCAGCCGCTATCTCTGGCACCCGTTCGTAGACAACCCGGGTGATCCGCGTGGTCTGTGGGAACTTCGCCGCTAA
- a CDS encoding YkgJ family cysteine cluster protein: protein MICRPDCGACCTAPSISSPIPGMPNGKAAGQRCVQLTADNLCRIFGQPERPSCCSGLQASLEMCGSTREEAMLWLTQLEVATTP, encoded by the coding sequence ATGATTTGTCGCCCTGATTGCGGTGCGTGCTGCACTGCTCCTTCTATATCCAGTCCCATCCCTGGAATGCCAAATGGCAAGGCCGCGGGTCAACGTTGCGTCCAGCTAACGGCAGATAATCTTTGCCGCATCTTTGGCCAGCCGGAGAGGCCATCATGTTGCTCAGGGTTGCAGGCGTCTCTGGAGATGTGTGGCTCGACGAGGGAGGAGGCGATGCTTTGGCTAACCCAATTGGAAGTGGCCACCACGCCCTAA
- a CDS encoding DUF4926 domain-containing protein gives MGPYDVVESLVDLPTEGVKRGQSGAIVDVLDAETFIVEFVDREGVTTALADMKVSMLRLLRSHPPGKGE, from the coding sequence ATGGGCCCCTATGACGTTGTAGAAAGCTTGGTGGACCTGCCCACTGAGGGCGTTAAACGGGGGCAGTCGGGAGCCATAGTCGACGTCCTCGACGCCGAGACCTTCATCGTTGAGTTTGTCGACCGCGAAGGTGTTACCACTGCCCTGGCAGACATGAAAGTCAGCATGCTTCGCCTACTGCGGTCGCACCCTCCTGGAAAAGGTGAATGA
- a CDS encoding HAD domain-containing protein, with protein sequence MTLALHIFDTATQVAVSKIAFWGGLLIQVESTAPALGAKKLMTLYLDFDGVLHPYCVYRTPNGLELRAEGYLFMHAPVLETVLNSTPNQVDIVLSTTWAFHLGLEEAARQLPPTIQSRVIGSTWEPAVEEYDPFSWRMLSRFDQIARHAARHGISPWVALDDDNDRWPEDEYASLILCHRMLGLGVEATQVELARKLAE encoded by the coding sequence ATGACTTTGGCCCTTCATATTTTCGATACGGCAACTCAGGTTGCCGTATCGAAAATTGCTTTTTGGGGGGGCCTTCTTATCCAGGTCGAGTCGACTGCGCCAGCACTAGGGGCAAAAAAGCTTATGACTCTCTATCTCGACTTCGACGGCGTACTTCACCCCTATTGCGTTTACCGGACACCAAATGGGTTGGAGCTCCGGGCAGAGGGGTATCTGTTTATGCATGCCCCAGTTCTGGAGACGGTACTGAACAGCACCCCTAACCAGGTCGATATCGTCCTCTCGACCACATGGGCTTTTCATCTTGGTCTTGAAGAGGCCGCACGCCAGCTCCCCCCTACAATTCAGTCTCGCGTGATTGGTTCGACCTGGGAGCCCGCTGTTGAAGAGTACGACCCTTTTTCCTGGCGTATGTTGTCCCGCTTCGACCAGATTGCTCGTCATGCTGCTCGACATGGCATCAGCCCTTGGGTTGCTCTTGATGATGACAATGACCGTTGGCCTGAAGACGAGTATGCCAGCCTGATTCTTTGCCACCGCATGCTGGGTTTGGGTGTGGAGGCGACCCAGGTTGAATTGGCCAGGAAATTGGCAGAGTAA
- a CDS encoding HipA domain-containing protein — MSQEHRLNVFAETTPVGHVSCESTTDRLGFEYALSWREGRTSYPLSPRLALDAGAADSSSLLRYLQNLLPEGRALEAAAYKSKISLANAFALVLMVGEEPAGGVSFLWPTRDPREAQSHARRAVSLEELSERIETRGSQPFTIWDKKIRSSLSGHQDKLQVLVEGSQLFFAEGGLSSTHILKPESQNRYTPCLVANEHYCMTLAARIGLSVAPVMLWRVPQPILLIERFDRQAVWGSGNPQQIAAIHRLHVIDGCQALDAPLSRKYERVDWGDAGNRDGVGFSNLFSLVDNMADPMRGRLTLLRWALFSLFIGNTDAHAKNISFRLLPAGLVPAPMYDLVSVAVYGDQVTSGMAMAYGDEFELASIAPRHLVMFAESAGLPVSLVAEEIKAMARGIQQEAPILAQSEVYSGTEREVVQSIATLACSQSAQLLRMAEEL; from the coding sequence ATGAGCCAGGAACATCGCCTCAATGTCTTTGCAGAGACCACGCCAGTCGGCCATGTTTCATGTGAGAGCACAACTGACCGCCTTGGTTTTGAGTACGCGCTTTCCTGGCGGGAGGGGAGGACGAGCTATCCTCTGTCTCCACGCCTAGCCCTTGATGCTGGTGCCGCCGACTCCTCATCCCTGCTTCGCTACCTTCAGAATCTGTTGCCGGAGGGCCGGGCCCTCGAAGCCGCCGCATACAAAAGCAAAATCTCACTGGCGAATGCTTTTGCCCTGGTTCTGATGGTCGGAGAGGAGCCAGCCGGAGGCGTGAGCTTCCTGTGGCCAACCAGAGACCCGAGAGAAGCGCAGAGCCATGCGCGGCGCGCGGTATCACTGGAAGAACTCAGTGAACGTATAGAGACTCGGGGTTCACAGCCGTTCACTATCTGGGACAAAAAAATCAGGTCCTCCCTGTCTGGGCACCAGGACAAGTTGCAGGTGCTGGTGGAAGGTAGCCAATTATTCTTTGCGGAAGGCGGACTCAGCTCAACCCACATCCTCAAGCCGGAAAGTCAGAACAGATATACGCCATGCCTCGTTGCCAACGAGCACTACTGCATGACACTGGCGGCCAGGATAGGACTGTCGGTTGCGCCAGTCATGCTCTGGCGAGTGCCTCAACCCATTCTGTTGATTGAGCGTTTCGACCGCCAGGCGGTGTGGGGTTCAGGCAACCCCCAGCAAATCGCAGCTATTCACAGGCTGCACGTTATCGACGGATGCCAGGCGCTTGATGCCCCGCTCAGTAGAAAATATGAACGTGTTGACTGGGGTGACGCAGGCAATCGAGACGGCGTGGGCTTTTCAAACCTGTTTTCACTCGTGGACAACATGGCTGACCCGATGCGCGGGCGTTTGACCTTGCTACGATGGGCATTGTTCTCGCTGTTCATTGGTAACACCGATGCCCACGCCAAGAATATCTCGTTCCGGCTGCTTCCTGCTGGGCTGGTCCCGGCTCCGATGTATGACCTGGTTTCAGTGGCGGTTTACGGCGACCAGGTGACCTCAGGAATGGCCATGGCCTACGGGGATGAGTTTGAGCTAGCCAGTATTGCCCCTCGGCATTTGGTCATGTTCGCCGAAAGTGCAGGTCTGCCAGTGTCCCTGGTTGCTGAGGAAATCAAGGCAATGGCCCGTGGCATTCAGCAAGAGGCACCCATTTTGGCTCAGTCGGAGGTGTATTCAGGAACGGAGCGGGAGGTCGTGCAGTCGATTGCAACCCTGGCATGCTCCCAATCGGCTCAACTTCTGCGTATGGCAGAGGAGCTGTGA